The sequence below is a genomic window from Dehalococcoidales bacterium.
CCTCGGCTCTGACAATTTTTCCAACTCTGATATCCAGTTTATTGAAATCAGCCATATGTATCAGTTCGCTCATGAGTTTATCCTTCCTTTCAGGAACATCGATGTCAAGCAGCTGGTATTAACCAGATAGTTCTAGTTTAGCACAAACAACCTACTTTGGAGTGCCTCTGAGGGATTTTTGAAGAAAACCGGACGACTGGAATTGCCAGGTTAAAAGTCCTGGCGACCTTCCAGTGCCCGGCATAAAGTTACATCGTCTGCATATTCAAGTTCGGTACCGAAGGGGAGTCCCCGGGCGAGCCGGGTTATCTTTATTCCCATCGGGGCAATAAGACGCTGCAGATAAAGAGCCGTGGTCTCACCTTCTGTAGTGGGATTTGTGGCAATAATTACTTCGGTAACAGTGCCATCTTGCAGGCGTTTTATAAGTTCTTGGACGCGGATATTGGCTGCGCCCATACCTTCAGTAGGAGCGATTGCCCCGTGCAATACGTGATAGACTCCTCGATAAACTCCAACATGTTCCAGTGCGAGAATATCCTGAGGTTGCTCAACAACGCAGATAATGGCAGAATCCCGCGTGGTACTGGAGCAAACCGGGCATTTTTCTCCATCAGCAATATTAAAGCAGGCGGAGCAGAGCCGGGTGTTGGTTTTTATGCGTGTGATGGCATCTGCCAATGCCTCAGCTTCTTCTTTAGAGGCCCTCAGAAGATAATAGGCTAGACGCTGGGCGCTTTTCGGCCCGATTCCGGGTAGTTTGCCCAATTCGGTAATCAGATGAGAAACGGAATCGGTTATAGCTTTAGGATTACGTTCCAAAGCATTCTTCTCTTAACTGGTTAAACCAGGGATATTAATTCCATTGGTAACTTCTCCCAAACGCTCATTTGCCAGTTTTTTGGAATCTTCAAGGGCGCTGGCGATAGTCTTAAGAAGAAGCTTTTCCAACTTATCAGGATGAGATGGATCCAAGGCTTCGGGCTCAATCTTGATGGACAAGATTTGCTGCTGCCCGTTAGCGGTGACTTTAATGAGGTTATCCTTGTCAGAAGCCTCGACTCGGGCTTTGGACAGCTCTTTTTGAATTTTTTCCATCTTGGATTTAAGCTCCATTGCCTGTTTGATCATTGAAAAGTTCATTTTTCCTCCACGTGTGTTATTCTAGCGCCGAGTTTATCCTGGGCGGCGTGTACCAGGTGGTTTTTTTCTGGTTCATGTATCGATTTAATGGATATCGGACGGCCAATATAGCTGGAAATAACCTCGCAGGCTACCTTTTTATTGGCAGCATTTTCCATTTTGTCCCGGTGGATTTTATGCTTGAAGGCAATTACCAATAGGTCTTTATCGAAAGATACCAACCTG
It includes:
- the recR gene encoding recombination mediator RecR, which gives rise to MERNPKAITDSVSHLITELGKLPGIGPKSAQRLAYYLLRASKEEAEALADAITRIKTNTRLCSACFNIADGEKCPVCSSTTRDSAIICVVEQPQDILALEHVGVYRGVYHVLHGAIAPTEGMGAANIRVQELIKRLQDGTVTEVIIATNPTTEGETTALYLQRLIAPMGIKITRLARGLPFGTELEYADDVTLCRALEGRQDF
- a CDS encoding YbaB/EbfC family nucleoid-associated protein, with translation MNFSMIKQAMELKSKMEKIQKELSKARVEASDKDNLIKVTANGQQQILSIKIEPEALDPSHPDKLEKLLLKTIASALEDSKKLANERLGEVTNGINIPGLTS